One window from the genome of Salisaeta longa DSM 21114 encodes:
- a CDS encoding aspartate kinase yields the protein MSSAASKPLVVLKFGGSSVGTPAHFRNVIDTVTWTAESARVVTVVSALSMVTRQLSNALENFVARPDDPAGRAMVQELLDALRERHTTHAEALLSSDAQEAYGARLDDQLAELRDTFGRIAAEGFSPAGRDAVLSTGEQLAVPMVTLALRDRGHVAPFCDATALLHTDASFGAAAVDRDATAEAVRRWYAGLASHALPVLAGYIGRAPDGRTTTLGFEGSDYTASLLAALLNATCLTRFTDVDGLYTADPGTNPDVERLERLSMEQAFAMTESGHLGMHPKTLRPLAEAGVPMQVRSIRNPRAAGTLIVPKGVEEVHPLPPIEAA from the coding sequence ATGTCGTCTGCCGCATCGAAGCCGCTCGTCGTTCTCAAGTTTGGCGGCTCGTCGGTGGGCACGCCCGCGCATTTCCGTAACGTTATCGACACGGTGACGTGGACGGCCGAATCGGCGCGTGTGGTTACGGTGGTATCGGCGCTGTCGATGGTCACGCGGCAGCTCTCCAACGCGCTGGAGAATTTTGTGGCACGTCCCGATGACCCCGCGGGCCGCGCGATGGTGCAGGAGCTGCTGGATGCCCTCCGCGAACGCCACACCACCCACGCCGAGGCCCTCCTCTCGTCCGACGCCCAAGAGGCCTACGGGGCCCGCTTAGACGACCAGCTGGCGGAGCTACGCGACACGTTTGGGCGCATCGCCGCCGAGGGGTTTTCGCCGGCCGGGCGCGACGCCGTGCTCTCGACCGGCGAGCAGCTGGCCGTCCCAATGGTTACGCTGGCGCTGCGCGACCGGGGGCATGTGGCGCCGTTTTGCGACGCGACGGCCCTTCTGCACACCGACGCCTCATTTGGCGCGGCCGCCGTAGACCGCGACGCCACGGCCGAGGCGGTCCGGCGCTGGTACGCGGGGCTTGCGTCGCATGCCCTGCCGGTGCTGGCCGGGTACATCGGGCGGGCGCCGGATGGCCGCACCACCACCCTCGGCTTTGAAGGCAGCGACTACACGGCCTCGCTGCTCGCGGCCCTCCTGAACGCCACGTGCCTCACGCGGTTTACCGACGTCGACGGCCTCTACACCGCCGATCCGGGCACCAACCCCGATGTCGAGCGGCTGGAGCGCCTCTCGATGGAGCAGGCGTTTGCCATGACGGAGTCGGGGCACCTGGGCATGCACCCCAAAACGCTGCGCCCGCTGGCCGAGGCCGGGGTGCCCATGCAAGTGCGCAGCATCCGCAATCCGCGGGCCGCGGGTACGCTCATTGTGCCCAAGGGCGTGGAGGAGGTGCATCCGCTGCCGCCGATAGAGGCCGCGTAG
- the asd gene encoding aspartate-semialdehyde dehydrogenase → MHSFSVGILGATGAVGQTFVRLLADHPWFTIGAVAASERSAGQTYRAATNWLSGRPMPEAVANLTVQPTEPAALSDCDFVFSGLSSSVAGEIEQAFARAGLPVISNAKNYRMHDRVPLLIPEVNPDHVGLIDTQDWGDSGGFIVTNPNCSTVGLVCALRPLVDAFGVETVQVTMLQALSGAGYPGVPSLDALANVVPYIGGEEDKLATEPRKLLGTFDGTSVAPATLTVSAQCNRVPVRNGHLGCVSISFAQPVTAEAVADALKTYTSPLADRHLPSQADPFIQVLEAPDAPQPIRHAKSGKGFTVSVGRIQPCAVHDVKFVVLSHNTVRGAAGGAVLNAELLADEGYLT, encoded by the coding sequence ATGCATTCGTTTTCTGTTGGCATTCTCGGTGCCACCGGCGCCGTAGGACAGACCTTCGTTCGCTTGTTGGCCGATCATCCCTGGTTTACGATCGGCGCTGTAGCGGCGTCTGAGCGCTCGGCGGGCCAAACGTACCGCGCCGCGACCAATTGGCTGAGCGGGCGGCCCATGCCCGAAGCGGTGGCCAACCTCACCGTTCAGCCCACCGAGCCCGCGGCGCTATCCGACTGCGATTTTGTGTTTTCGGGCCTTAGCTCCAGCGTAGCGGGCGAGATAGAGCAAGCGTTCGCCCGTGCGGGCCTTCCGGTGATCTCCAACGCAAAAAATTACCGGATGCACGACCGCGTGCCGCTCCTCATTCCGGAGGTAAACCCGGACCACGTGGGGCTGATCGACACGCAGGACTGGGGCGATAGCGGCGGCTTCATCGTCACCAACCCGAACTGCTCAACGGTGGGCTTGGTGTGCGCGCTGCGGCCGCTGGTGGATGCGTTTGGGGTGGAGACGGTGCAGGTGACGATGCTGCAGGCTCTCTCCGGCGCAGGCTATCCGGGGGTGCCGTCGCTCGACGCCCTCGCCAATGTGGTGCCGTACATTGGCGGCGAGGAGGATAAGCTGGCCACCGAGCCGCGCAAGCTGCTGGGCACGTTTGACGGCACGTCGGTGGCGCCGGCTACGCTCACCGTGAGCGCGCAGTGCAACCGCGTGCCGGTGCGCAACGGGCACCTGGGCTGCGTGTCCATTTCGTTCGCGCAGCCGGTGACGGCCGAGGCGGTGGCCGACGCCCTGAAGACGTACACGTCGCCCCTGGCCGACCGACACCTGCCCTCACAAGCCGATCCATTCATTCAGGTGTTGGAGGCGCCGGATGCGCCGCAGCCGATTCGCCACGCCAAGAGTGGAAAGGGCTTTACCGTGTCGGTGGGGCGCATTCAGCCGTGTGCGGTGCACGACGTAAAGTTTGTGGTGCTGTCGCACAACACCGTGCGCGGAGCCGCGGGCGGCGCGGTGCTCAACGCCGAGTTGCTCGCCGACGAAGGCTATTTGACGTAG
- a CDS encoding lysophospholipid acyltransferase family protein — translation MREVLLSVWVWVAIATLIVAWVPITAVVWLFDRDPARYRTGYTLRILGRLLTYVNPFWDIDVTGAFPDDPRHPYVCVSNHLSQGDPPIIARVPWEMKWVAKAELFRLPFAGWLLRMAGDIAVDRRKKKSRAEVLVKARNYLEQRCSVMFFPEGTRSRDGRVQRFADGAFRLAIKAGVPVLPIAIDGTQDALPKHSLRFRSDAQKIRVKVLPAVDTSGYAPEDARQLQRTVRARIIEQVAAWRGIAPEAVDALARDETPVNPSGTPDASEPAP, via the coding sequence ATGCGCGAAGTTCTGCTGTCTGTTTGGGTTTGGGTTGCCATTGCCACGCTCATCGTGGCGTGGGTCCCCATCACCGCCGTGGTGTGGCTGTTTGACCGCGACCCGGCCCGCTACCGTACGGGCTACACGCTGCGTATCCTGGGGCGGCTGCTCACCTACGTCAACCCTTTTTGGGATATCGACGTCACGGGGGCCTTCCCCGATGATCCGCGCCACCCGTACGTGTGTGTGAGCAACCACCTGTCGCAGGGCGACCCGCCCATCATTGCACGCGTGCCCTGGGAGATGAAGTGGGTGGCCAAGGCCGAGCTCTTTCGGCTGCCGTTTGCGGGCTGGCTCTTGCGCATGGCTGGCGACATTGCGGTTGACCGTCGCAAGAAAAAGAGTCGTGCCGAGGTGCTGGTGAAGGCCCGCAACTACCTGGAGCAACGCTGCAGCGTGATGTTTTTTCCGGAGGGCACGCGCTCGCGCGACGGCCGCGTACAACGCTTCGCGGATGGCGCCTTCCGCCTCGCCATCAAGGCCGGCGTTCCGGTGCTGCCCATCGCCATCGATGGCACGCAAGACGCCCTGCCCAAACACAGCCTACGCTTCCGCTCCGACGCCCAAAAGATCCGCGTAAAGGTGCTGCCCGCCGTTGACACCAGCGGCTACGCGCCCGAGGACGCCCGCCAGCTGCAACGCACGGTGCGCGCTCGCATCATCGAGCAGGTTGCTGCCTGGCGAGGCATCGCGCCGGAGGCCGTAGACGCGCTCGCCCGGGATGAAACGCCTGTCAATCCATCCGGCACGCCCGATGCCTCGGAACCGGCGCCCTAA